One Paraburkholderia phytofirmans OLGA172 genomic window carries:
- a CDS encoding translocation/assembly module TamB domain-containing protein, producing MTTHVSAQAPAQPPGAHPPGGPPGQQPPPDAPPARCRGRLLLKTLAWMVAVQVLLVAAAIGLLYGALTTERGTAYAWQAAVKLLGGRLTGTLGSGAIANGVQLRQVRWRSLDGSGTDIQIDRVAGRWGLTRKPWRFSIDYLHIGTIDARVGSSSSSSGPLKLPQDLRLPMQLEVRDVQVDKLLLRQGGSTTELSHFMFHGRSDGRHHEAAIERLDTPFGAVTAAAKLDGVRPFPLTGDLGYSGKVNNEAVQVGGHLSGSLENFIAELDASGMKLAGHAQVEATPFGDVPLQRATLTFDHVNPQAFAPGAPLADLAVRAELQPVGQDAAGAVVLGSASAASGASGAGAASSASATSASRAAGFAVAGHVSIVNAKPGAIDQNLLPLIDAQTDVRLDAQAQRISNLKVRLVKSATLTGGGALTGKHGQFDLQVAGLDLNALEAAVRPTQLSGPIGIRLNDDVQSLTLDLADPKAGLRAQGKVTFDPARMSFNDVRVTSGKGRIDLSGALKHDANSTYNLKAQLTDFDPLTLTSQMPSRTPVTGPAPASANAKGQALAQGAAQAGSTAGAKSAAPGDKAAAAVKNTAKAAVRAEVVQRKAPPPKRGAPPARKIEARVNGTLTAAGMLGPVFTTKAEFKLGPSVYDGLPLTGGGVVQLAGSRILPSRANLSVAGNQVDLQGSFGARGDRLRFRVDAPELERLGFGLAGLVAADGDVTGSFAHPNVVLNYKADSVVFSNTRIGHAEGHAELRDGANGALVFTTDARNLSAGGVDLTTLTARLSGTRANHSLEAAATGKLQDRPLDLTLAANGKLTEARDGTRWDGTVTRLQNRGTPALNLESPLAVSAGPNRLTLGATRFTLEAAVLSLKSFAFDHGKIQSAGTLTDISLARLQDLRREITGTPPAVKTDLVFDGDWDFALGSTASGHIQLKRRGGDVTVEIGRGLTSLGITDMTARAEFSGGNRLNATIHAQASRIGVIDADAHTTLVMRDGFLSVNEEGALTGNVNANVPSLKTTGGLFGPSYLLDGHLALKLALGGTVAKPNLTGSLIGDGLSATMVDQGVQLKDGVVRIALSQNLVDFQQVEFHGASGTLRATGRVRLDGAQPDLSASIVADKLELFAAPDRNLSLSGSASVANGGAEGGMAINGKFVVDHALFDMPEQSAPKLGDDVVVVRPDGTVAGERPPPQVAGTNKPIGPFAPRANIDISLGNSFRFRGMGADLGLSGTITAMSAPNLPLRAVGNVRVTKGSTYTAFGRKLNIENGFFTFNGPVANPGINILAMRRNQQVEAGVQVTGTVQFPVAKLISEPSVPDNEKLSWLLFGHGTDQGNNLGQQSTMTTALALLGSASGKRIAQTIGLDEFSIGRSEVGLTDPQVVMVSKAINEWLVIGYEQGLQSASNAIKATVNLTRYWSVAAYGGTFDGMTLLYTRRFDRIRW from the coding sequence ATGACCACGCACGTCTCCGCCCAAGCACCCGCGCAGCCGCCCGGCGCTCATCCGCCTGGAGGGCCGCCCGGACAGCAGCCCCCGCCCGACGCGCCGCCGGCGCGCTGTCGCGGCCGGTTGTTGCTGAAAACGCTTGCGTGGATGGTCGCCGTGCAGGTTCTGCTGGTCGCCGCGGCAATCGGCCTGCTGTACGGTGCGCTGACGACCGAGCGCGGAACGGCTTACGCGTGGCAGGCGGCCGTCAAGCTGCTGGGTGGCAGGCTGACTGGCACGCTCGGGAGCGGTGCTATCGCCAACGGCGTCCAACTCCGGCAGGTGCGCTGGCGCAGTCTCGACGGCAGCGGCACGGATATCCAGATCGACCGCGTGGCCGGCCGCTGGGGACTGACGCGCAAGCCTTGGCGCTTCTCGATCGACTATCTGCATATCGGGACGATCGACGCCCGTGTCGGTTCGTCGTCGAGCAGCAGCGGACCGCTGAAATTGCCGCAAGATTTGCGCTTGCCGATGCAACTCGAAGTGCGCGACGTGCAGGTCGACAAACTGCTGTTGCGCCAGGGTGGGTCGACGACCGAGCTTTCCCACTTCATGTTCCATGGCCGCAGCGACGGCCGGCATCACGAGGCCGCGATCGAGCGGCTGGACACGCCGTTCGGCGCGGTGACGGCGGCGGCGAAGCTCGACGGGGTGCGGCCGTTTCCGTTGACCGGCGATCTTGGCTATTCCGGCAAGGTCAACAACGAGGCGGTGCAGGTGGGCGGCCATCTGAGCGGCTCGCTGGAGAATTTCATCGCCGAACTCGACGCCAGCGGCATGAAGCTCGCCGGCCATGCCCAGGTCGAGGCGACGCCGTTCGGCGACGTGCCGTTGCAACGCGCCACGCTGACTTTCGACCACGTCAATCCGCAGGCGTTTGCGCCCGGCGCGCCGCTGGCGGATCTGGCGGTGCGCGCTGAACTGCAGCCGGTGGGGCAGGACGCGGCGGGGGCGGTGGTGTTGGGTAGCGCAAGCGCGGCGAGCGGCGCAAGCGGTGCTGGCGCGGCAAGTTCGGCGAGTGCCACCAGCGCTTCCCGCGCCGCAGGTTTCGCCGTCGCCGGCCATGTCTCGATCGTCAACGCCAAACCGGGGGCGATCGACCAGAACCTGCTGCCTTTGATCGACGCGCAAACCGACGTGCGCCTCGACGCCCAGGCGCAGCGCATCTCGAACCTGAAGGTGCGGCTCGTGAAGAGCGCCACGCTCACCGGCGGCGGCGCGCTGACCGGCAAGCACGGTCAGTTCGATCTGCAAGTCGCCGGGCTCGACCTGAACGCCCTCGAAGCGGCCGTGCGGCCCACCCAGCTTTCCGGTCCGATCGGCATCCGTCTGAACGACGACGTGCAAAGTCTGACCCTGGATCTCGCCGACCCGAAAGCAGGATTGCGCGCGCAAGGCAAAGTGACCTTCGACCCCGCGCGCATGAGCTTCAACGACGTGCGTGTCACGTCGGGTAAAGGCCGCATCGATCTGTCTGGCGCACTCAAGCACGACGCGAATTCCACCTACAACCTGAAAGCGCAACTGACCGATTTCGATCCGTTGACGCTGACTTCGCAGATGCCGTCGCGCACGCCGGTCACCGGCCCGGCGCCCGCGTCGGCCAATGCCAAAGGTCAGGCGCTCGCGCAAGGCGCAGCGCAAGCGGGCAGCACGGCCGGTGCGAAAAGCGCGGCCCCTGGCGACAAAGCCGCCGCCGCGGTAAAGAACACCGCCAAAGCCGCAGTGCGAGCCGAAGTGGTTCAACGCAAAGCGCCGCCGCCCAAGCGCGGTGCGCCGCCGGCCCGCAAGATCGAGGCACGCGTGAATGGCACGCTCACCGCGGCCGGCATGCTCGGCCCGGTTTTCACCACCAAGGCCGAATTCAAACTCGGTCCGAGCGTCTACGACGGCCTGCCGTTGACGGGCGGCGGTGTGGTCCAGCTGGCCGGCTCGCGGATTCTGCCGAGCCGGGCGAATCTCTCGGTGGCAGGCAATCAGGTGGACTTGCAAGGCAGCTTCGGCGCGCGCGGCGACCGGCTGCGTTTCCGTGTCGATGCGCCGGAACTCGAGCGCCTCGGTTTCGGCCTCGCCGGCCTCGTCGCGGCGGATGGCGACGTTACTGGCTCGTTTGCGCATCCGAATGTCGTGCTGAACTACAAGGCAGACAGCGTGGTGTTCAGCAATACCCGCATCGGCCATGCAGAAGGTCACGCCGAACTGCGTGACGGCGCGAACGGCGCGCTCGTTTTCACGACCGACGCGCGCAATCTCAGCGCCGGCGGCGTCGATCTGACCACGCTCACGGCACGCCTGTCCGGCACGCGCGCAAACCATTCACTGGAGGCGGCCGCCACCGGCAAGTTGCAGGACCGTCCGCTCGACCTGACGCTTGCGGCCAACGGCAAGCTGACCGAAGCACGCGACGGCACGCGCTGGGACGGCACGGTGACCCGCCTGCAGAACCGGGGCACGCCGGCGCTGAATCTCGAGTCGCCGCTCGCCGTCAGCGCCGGACCGAACCGCCTGACGCTCGGCGCAACGCGTTTCACGCTCGAAGCTGCGGTGCTGAGCCTGAAATCGTTCGCCTTCGACCACGGCAAGATCCAGTCCGCAGGCACCTTGACCGACATTTCGCTGGCGCGCCTGCAGGATCTGCGTCGCGAGATCACCGGCACGCCACCGGCCGTCAAAACCGATCTGGTGTTCGACGGCGACTGGGATTTCGCGCTCGGCAGCACCGCGAGCGGCCACATCCAGCTGAAGCGTCGCGGTGGCGACGTTACGGTCGAAATCGGCCGTGGTTTGACCTCGCTGGGTATCACGGATATGACCGCGCGCGCCGAGTTCAGCGGCGGCAACCGGCTGAATGCGACCATCCACGCGCAGGCCAGCCGGATCGGCGTGATCGACGCCGACGCGCATACCACGCTCGTGATGCGTGACGGCTTCCTGAGCGTCAACGAAGAGGGGGCGCTCACCGGCAATGTGAATGCGAACGTGCCATCGCTAAAAACGACCGGCGGACTGTTCGGCCCGAGCTATTTGCTCGACGGCCACCTCGCGCTAAAACTCGCACTCGGCGGCACGGTCGCCAAGCCGAACCTGACGGGGTCGCTGATCGGCGACGGTTTGTCGGCGACGATGGTCGACCAGGGTGTGCAGTTGAAGGACGGCGTGGTGCGCATCGCGCTCTCGCAAAATCTGGTGGATTTCCAGCAGGTCGAGTTTCACGGCGCGAGCGGCACGCTGCGCGCAACCGGCCGTGTGCGTCTGGATGGTGCCCAGCCGGATCTGTCCGCTAGCATCGTCGCGGATAAGCTGGAGTTGTTCGCGGCGCCGGACCGCAATCTGTCGCTGTCGGGTAGCGCGAGCGTGGCAAACGGCGGGGCAGAGGGCGGCATGGCGATCAACGGCAAATTCGTGGTCGATCACGCGCTGTTCGATATGCCGGAGCAGTCCGCGCCGAAGCTCGGCGACGACGTCGTGGTGGTGCGTCCGGACGGTACGGTGGCGGGCGAGCGGCCACCGCCGCAGGTGGCGGGCACGAACAAGCCGATCGGTCCGTTTGCGCCACGCGCCAATATCGACATCAGTCTCGGCAATAGCTTCCGTTTCCGCGGCATGGGCGCGGACCTTGGCCTGAGCGGCACGATCACCGCGATGAGCGCACCGAACCTGCCGTTGCGCGCGGTCGGCAATGTCCGCGTGACAAAGGGCTCGACCTATACCGCGTTCGGCCGCAAGCTCAACATCGAGAATGGCTTCTTCACGTTCAACGGTCCGGTTGCCAATCCGGGCATCAACATCCTGGCAATGCGCCGCAATCAGCAGGTCGAGGCGGGCGTGCAGGTCACGGGCACGGTTCAGTTCCCGGTGGCGAAGCTGATCTCTGAGCCGTCCGTGCCGGATAACGAAAAGCTCTCATGGCTGCTGTTTGGACACGGCACGGATCAGGGCAATAACCTCGGTCAGCAAAGCACCATGACGACGGCGCTCGCGTTGCTCGGCAGCGCGAGCGGCAAACGGATCGCACAGACCATCGGGCTCGACGAGTTTTCGATCGGCCGAAGCGAAGTCGGCCTGACCGATCCGCAGGTGGTGATGGTGTCGAAGGCGATCAACGAGTGGCTCGTGATCGGCTACGAACAGGGTCTGCAGTCGGCCAGCAATGCGATCAAGGCGACGGTGAACCTCACGCGCTATTGGTCGGTCGCGGCATATGGCGGCACGTTCGACGGCATGACACTGCTTTATACACGGCGCTTCGACCGGATCCGGTGGTGA
- a CDS encoding enterotoxin A family protein has translation MATAAINSVPHGSNLLEAAAEIYDMYANGGTDREHVLTSIEGYHHDGEWNGDARELAHYIRHPGAAGLENETAVVDDLARHFSTPYNPHGEAMGHPETFALIGYAPVNDNIPGRDNWSPSVVFAVQRLHTTGDYRNDRYALYSPYDGAFLYENFNQLAYAISNTPLNEPDTPNPVHAYTSYYAMQNVLQHPMAEERLGDIGGSYGMPALPTLRPQSSGGAAPPMAMPSLTPPRADLPPPPDFDQPGPSGYQPRPRDDLKRSADTEGERQPMALYRPSIVTPAELKKLGRFSAEQTPLGKVNLDLHNFDVATNPSVIDGAGYLGTFRKLETAQQNPALVDAKNGYVYAVAPTPNMVDVNASLSANARNPDTGEVAAMGRIDYTQIRGWQKMENGKLGKFTANPDYRWDVYDQTRTAGAQPQLSRFAADNPAWSDSAHRPFATTQTHNDTTTYVPTQEPNLTQATFYNHALEKIGYLNDQQAKGQDYRGPVELIAHNGAYGTLQANVHTPAGQLFSPNGPGNTDVTVTNRAADVGGYHTFRMGDDGRFHTKVLGEDEVLRVGSDGFLNLDYAPKDPQNRNGVFRYQDNRLVHEEDHKVLTYSNAGYAYVSDHDYDSSYSQWKLTGSSNKSYAPPKSIYSYHDNSAGSARTQYEFDKDPDLALPTGATHFVTSLPGGPSTYEDTGSFIRNATQDQQQERANWLNRNNAALLFKDGFYLTATGEHTLEVRNLQGNTIKTVQTDAASQNDASGIKSDYSISDRTWSRLQSEQDRRKKFEELSKTAYAAQ, from the coding sequence ATGGCAACAGCCGCCATTAATTCGGTGCCGCACGGTAGCAACCTGCTCGAAGCGGCTGCCGAAATCTACGACATGTACGCGAACGGGGGCACGGACAGGGAACATGTGCTCACCAGCATCGAGGGCTATCACCACGACGGCGAGTGGAACGGCGACGCGAGAGAGCTCGCGCACTACATCAGGCATCCAGGCGCCGCGGGACTGGAAAACGAGACCGCTGTGGTGGATGACCTGGCTCGCCATTTTTCCACGCCCTACAACCCTCATGGCGAAGCAATGGGACATCCCGAGACGTTTGCGCTGATAGGCTACGCGCCCGTCAACGATAACATTCCAGGGCGTGACAACTGGTCTCCGTCCGTGGTGTTTGCCGTGCAGCGATTACACACAACCGGCGATTACCGCAACGACAGGTATGCGCTCTACAGCCCCTACGACGGCGCCTTCCTCTACGAGAATTTCAATCAGTTAGCCTACGCTATATCCAACACTCCGTTAAACGAACCGGACACCCCGAATCCCGTTCATGCATACACGTCCTACTACGCGATGCAAAATGTGCTGCAGCACCCCATGGCAGAAGAACGCCTCGGCGACATCGGCGGCAGCTACGGAATGCCGGCCCTTCCAACGCTGCGCCCGCAGTCGTCCGGCGGCGCCGCGCCGCCTATGGCAATGCCATCCCTCACACCACCGCGGGCGGACTTGCCGCCACCGCCCGACTTCGACCAGCCGGGACCATCGGGCTATCAGCCGCGACCGCGCGACGACCTCAAACGCAGTGCCGACACCGAAGGCGAGCGCCAGCCAATGGCGCTATACCGCCCTTCCATCGTCACGCCGGCAGAGCTGAAGAAGCTCGGTCGCTTCAGCGCCGAACAGACTCCGCTCGGCAAGGTCAACCTCGACCTGCACAATTTCGACGTCGCGACCAACCCCTCCGTGATCGACGGTGCCGGCTATCTCGGCACCTTCCGTAAGCTCGAAACAGCACAGCAGAATCCGGCACTCGTCGACGCGAAGAACGGCTATGTCTATGCGGTCGCGCCCACGCCCAACATGGTCGACGTCAATGCCTCGCTCAGCGCGAATGCCCGCAACCCCGATACCGGCGAAGTCGCCGCAATGGGCCGCATCGACTACACGCAGATTCGCGGCTGGCAGAAAATGGAAAACGGCAAGCTCGGGAAGTTCACGGCCAATCCCGACTATCGCTGGGACGTCTACGACCAGACCCGTACCGCCGGCGCCCAGCCGCAACTGTCGCGCTTCGCCGCCGACAACCCGGCATGGAGCGACAGCGCGCATCGACCGTTCGCCACGACGCAGACACACAACGACACCACCACTTATGTGCCGACGCAGGAGCCAAACCTGACTCAAGCGACCTTCTACAACCACGCGTTGGAAAAAATTGGCTACCTGAACGACCAGCAGGCCAAGGGCCAGGATTATCGCGGGCCGGTGGAACTCATCGCTCACAACGGCGCCTACGGCACGCTACAGGCCAACGTCCACACACCGGCAGGGCAGCTCTTCTCGCCCAACGGCCCCGGCAACACCGACGTCACAGTCACAAACAGAGCAGCCGACGTGGGCGGTTATCACACATTCCGCATGGGCGACGACGGCCGGTTTCACACCAAGGTACTCGGCGAAGACGAAGTCTTGCGGGTGGGCAGCGACGGCTTTCTGAATCTCGACTACGCGCCCAAGGATCCGCAAAACAGGAATGGCGTGTTCCGCTACCAGGATAACCGTCTGGTTCACGAAGAAGACCACAAGGTGCTCACCTATTCCAATGCAGGCTATGCGTATGTGAGTGACCATGACTATGACAGCAGCTATTCGCAGTGGAAGCTGACCGGCAGCAGCAATAAGTCCTATGCGCCGCCGAAGAGCATCTACTCGTATCACGACAACAGCGCCGGCAGCGCCCGAACGCAGTATGAATTCGACAAGGACCCAGATTTGGCTTTGCCCACTGGAGCGACCCACTTCGTGACGTCCTTGCCCGGCGGCCCGTCGACCTATGAAGACACCGGCTCGTTCATACGCAACGCCACTCAGGACCAACAGCAGGAGCGAGCCAACTGGCTCAATCGCAACAACGCGGCGCTGCTGTTCAAAGACGGCTTCTATCTCACCGCGACCGGCGAGCACACCCTGGAGGTACGCAATCTGCAAGGCAACACTATCAAGACCGTTCAAACCGATGCCGCGTCGCAAAACGACGCATCCGGGATCAAGTCCGATTACTCGATATCCGATCGGACATGGTCTCGCCTGCAGAGCGAGCAGGACCGCAGGAAGAAGTTTGAAGAACTGAGCAAGACCGCGTATGCCGCGCAGTGA
- the metG gene encoding methionine--tRNA ligase: MSAPATDLSAGAPSGRRQVLVTSALPYANGQIHIGHLVEYIQTDIWVRTLRMHGHEVYYVGADDTHGTPVMLRAEKEGLTPKQLIDRVWQEHKRDFDSFGISFDNYYSTDSEENRVLSESVYLALKEAGLIEARDIEQAYDPVKEMFLPDRFIKGECPKCGAKDQYGDSCEVCGSTYLPTELVNPYSVVSGATPIRKTSTHYFFRLSDPRCENFLRAWVSGLAQPEATNKMREWLGDAGEAKLADWDISRDAPYFGFEIPGAPGKYFYVWLDAPVGYYASFKNLAVKRGLDFDAWVRKGSTAEQYHFIGKDILYFHTLFWPAMLEFSGHRTPTNVFAHGFLTVDGAKMSKSRGTFITAQSVIDTGLNPEWLRYYFAAKLNSTMEDLDLNLDDFQARVNSDLVGKYVNIASRAAGFLIKRFDGRVQDSAMQHPLLATLRAAVPQIAANYEAREYNRALRQTMELADAVNAYVDTAKPWDQAKDPANEVALHETCSVSIEAFRLLSLALKPVLPKLAEAVEAFLGIEPLVWADANVPLSSTRPINAYKHLMTRVDPKQIEALIAANRDSLQATPEAAAPADAKAKSKAAKAAAADKDEAPGVISIDDFARIDLRIAKIVDCKAVEGSDKLLQLTLDVGEEKTRNVFSGIKSAYQPEQLVGKLTVMVANLAPRKMKFGMSEGMVLAASATDEKAEPGLYVLEPDSGAKPGMRVK, from the coding sequence ATGTCAGCACCCGCAACCGATCTCTCCGCAGGCGCGCCGTCAGGCCGTCGCCAGGTTCTCGTCACGTCGGCCCTTCCGTATGCGAATGGGCAAATCCATATCGGCCATCTGGTCGAATATATCCAGACGGACATCTGGGTCCGGACGTTGCGAATGCACGGGCATGAGGTCTACTACGTGGGCGCCGACGACACGCACGGCACGCCGGTCATGCTGCGTGCGGAAAAGGAAGGTCTGACGCCGAAGCAGCTGATCGACCGCGTCTGGCAGGAGCACAAGCGCGATTTCGACAGCTTTGGGATTTCGTTCGACAATTACTACTCGACCGATTCCGAGGAAAACCGCGTCCTGAGCGAATCGGTCTACCTGGCGCTCAAGGAAGCCGGCCTGATCGAAGCGCGCGACATCGAACAGGCCTACGACCCCGTCAAGGAAATGTTCCTGCCGGACCGCTTCATCAAGGGCGAATGCCCGAAGTGCGGCGCGAAGGATCAATACGGCGACAGCTGCGAGGTATGCGGTTCGACTTACCTGCCGACCGAACTGGTCAATCCGTATTCGGTTGTCTCGGGCGCGACGCCGATTCGCAAGACCTCGACGCACTACTTCTTCCGCCTGTCCGATCCGCGCTGCGAGAATTTCCTGCGCGCGTGGGTCAGCGGCCTCGCGCAGCCGGAAGCCACCAACAAGATGCGCGAATGGCTCGGCGACGCTGGCGAAGCCAAGCTCGCCGACTGGGATATTTCGCGCGACGCGCCGTATTTCGGCTTCGAAATTCCGGGCGCGCCGGGCAAATATTTCTACGTGTGGCTGGACGCCCCGGTCGGCTATTACGCGAGCTTCAAGAACCTGGCCGTTAAGCGCGGCCTCGACTTCGACGCGTGGGTTCGCAAGGGCTCGACCGCCGAGCAGTACCACTTCATCGGCAAAGACATTCTGTATTTCCACACGCTGTTCTGGCCGGCCATGCTCGAATTCTCGGGCCACCGCACACCGACCAACGTGTTCGCGCACGGCTTCCTGACGGTGGACGGCGCAAAGATGTCAAAGTCGCGCGGCACGTTCATCACCGCGCAAAGCGTGATCGACACGGGCCTGAATCCGGAATGGCTGCGCTACTACTTCGCCGCCAAGCTGAACAGCACGATGGAAGACCTCGACCTGAACCTCGACGACTTCCAGGCGCGCGTGAACAGCGATCTGGTCGGCAAGTACGTGAACATCGCGAGCCGCGCCGCCGGCTTCCTGATCAAGCGTTTCGACGGCCGCGTGCAGGACAGCGCCATGCAGCACCCGTTGCTCGCCACGCTGCGCGCCGCCGTGCCGCAAATCGCCGCGAACTATGAGGCGCGCGAGTACAACCGCGCGCTGCGCCAGACCATGGAACTGGCCGACGCGGTCAATGCGTACGTCGACACCGCCAAGCCGTGGGATCAGGCGAAAGACCCGGCCAACGAGGTCGCATTGCACGAAACCTGCAGCGTGAGTATCGAGGCGTTCCGTCTGCTGTCGCTGGCGCTCAAGCCGGTGTTGCCGAAGCTGGCGGAAGCGGTGGAAGCCTTCCTCGGCATCGAGCCGTTGGTGTGGGCCGACGCGAACGTGCCGCTCTCCTCCACGCGCCCGATCAACGCGTACAAGCATCTGATGACGCGCGTCGACCCGAAGCAGATCGAGGCGCTCATCGCAGCGAATCGCGACTCGCTGCAAGCCACGCCGGAAGCTGCGGCGCCAGCGGATGCGAAGGCCAAGTCGAAAGCAGCGAAAGCGGCCGCTGCCGATAAAGATGAAGCGCCCGGCGTCATCTCGATCGACGACTTCGCCAGGATCGATCTGCGCATTGCGAAGATTGTCGACTGCAAGGCGGTGGAAGGCTCGGACAAGCTGCTGCAACTCACGCTCGACGTCGGCGAAGAGAAAACGCGCAACGTGTTCTCGGGCATCAAGTCGGCCTACCAGCCGGAGCAACTGGTCGGCAAGCTGACGGTGATGGTCGCGAACCTCGCCCCGCGCAAGATGAAGTTCGGCATGTCCGAAGGGATGGTGCTGGCGGCCTCCGCAACTGACGAGAAAGCCGAACCGGGTCTGTACGTGCTCGAGCCGGATAGCGGCGCGAAGCCGGGCATGCGCGTGAAGTAA
- a CDS encoding OmpA family protein, which produces MNAKIMTRLAVFAVAGSLLAGCASQQGTNTAVGTGVGAATGAAIGAIFGGGKGAAIGAGAGAAVGGITGYNWQAIHNKLSGATKGTGTQITEQPDGSLKLNIPSSVTFDTNSYAIKPSFAPVLDQLTQTMQQNPELIAQVIGYTDSTGQPAYNQTLSVNRAESVTGYLGQRGVAPQRLSASGMGQNQPVADNNTEAGRAANRRVEIYLRATAQHATQ; this is translated from the coding sequence ATGAATGCAAAAATCATGACTCGCCTTGCCGTTTTCGCCGTTGCCGGTTCGTTGCTGGCAGGCTGTGCAAGCCAACAGGGCACCAACACGGCAGTCGGCACGGGCGTGGGCGCCGCGACCGGCGCGGCGATCGGTGCGATCTTCGGCGGCGGCAAGGGCGCGGCGATCGGCGCGGGCGCCGGCGCGGCGGTCGGCGGCATCACCGGCTACAACTGGCAAGCCATTCACAACAAGCTGTCGGGCGCTACCAAGGGCACCGGCACGCAGATCACCGAGCAGCCGGACGGCTCGCTCAAGCTGAACATCCCGAGCTCGGTCACGTTCGACACCAACAGCTACGCGATCAAGCCGTCGTTCGCGCCGGTGCTGGATCAGCTGACGCAGACCATGCAGCAGAATCCGGAACTGATCGCTCAGGTGATCGGCTACACGGATAGCACGGGTCAGCCGGCTTACAACCAGACGCTGTCTGTCAATCGCGCGGAAAGCGTGACCGGCTATCTGGGGCAACGCGGCGTCGCGCCGCAACGCCTGTCGGCAAGCGGCATGGGCCAGAACCAGCCGGTCGCTGACAACAACACCGAAGCCGGCCGTGCAGCAAACCGTCGCGTGGAAATCTATCTGCGCGCCACGGCTCAACACGCCACGCAATAA
- the apbC gene encoding iron-sulfur cluster carrier protein ApbC: MSIDRALVDAALAAVTDPNTGKPYAAARNIKNVAVEGDAVSLEVVLGYPAKRQFEAIRTQFAEALRAVPGVANARVEVSQNIAAHTVQRGVKLLPNVKNIVAVASGKGGVGKSTTAVNLALALASEGASVGILDADIYGPSLPMMLGIAGRPESPDEKSMNPMTGHGLQANSIGFLIEQDNPMVWRGPMATSALEQLLRQTNWQDLDYLIVDMPPGTGDIQLTLSQRVPVTGAVIVTTPQDIALLDAKKGLKMFEKVGIPILGIVENMGMHICSNCGHEEHIFGAGGGERMGKEYGVDVLGSLPLDIAIREQADSGKPTVVADPEGRIAGIYRSIARKVAIHIAERARDMTSKFPSIVVQNT, from the coding sequence ATGAGTATCGATCGGGCTTTGGTCGACGCTGCCCTCGCGGCCGTCACTGACCCCAACACGGGCAAGCCCTACGCGGCTGCCAGGAACATCAAGAACGTGGCCGTGGAGGGTGACGCGGTTAGCCTCGAGGTGGTACTCGGCTATCCGGCCAAGCGGCAGTTTGAAGCGATCCGCACGCAATTCGCCGAGGCACTGCGGGCCGTTCCCGGCGTGGCAAACGCACGCGTCGAGGTGTCCCAGAACATCGCTGCGCACACCGTGCAGCGCGGCGTCAAACTACTGCCGAACGTTAAAAACATTGTCGCGGTGGCGTCGGGCAAGGGCGGGGTCGGCAAGAGCACGACCGCTGTGAATCTCGCGCTGGCACTGGCGAGCGAAGGCGCGTCGGTCGGCATCCTCGATGCGGATATCTACGGCCCTTCGTTACCGATGATGCTTGGGATTGCCGGGCGCCCCGAATCCCCCGACGAAAAGTCGATGAACCCGATGACCGGCCACGGCTTGCAAGCCAACTCGATCGGCTTTCTGATCGAGCAGGACAACCCGATGGTGTGGCGCGGTCCGATGGCCACCTCAGCGCTCGAACAGCTGCTACGGCAGACCAACTGGCAGGATCTCGACTACCTGATCGTCGACATGCCGCCGGGCACCGGCGACATTCAGCTGACCTTGTCGCAGCGCGTGCCGGTGACGGGCGCCGTGATCGTCACGACGCCGCAGGACATCGCGCTGCTCGACGCGAAGAAGGGCCTCAAAATGTTCGAGAAGGTCGGCATTCCGATCCTCGGCATCGTCGAGAACATGGGCATGCATATCTGCTCGAATTGCGGCCACGAAGAGCATATCTTCGGCGCGGGCGGCGGCGAGCGGATGGGCAAGGAATACGGCGTCGACGTGCTCGGCAGCCTGCCGCTCGATATCGCCATCCGCGAGCAGGCCGACTCGGGCAAACCTACTGTCGTGGCGGATCCGGAAGGGCGCATCGCCGGGATCTACCGGTCGATCGCGCGCAAGGTGGCGATCCATATCGCCGAGCGGGCTCGCGACATGACTTCGAAGTTTCCCAGCATCGTTGTCCAGAACACCTGA
- a CDS encoding superoxide dismutase family protein, translated as MGKRIDGRAVHAFIVLAASSVLLCGCSTFLRPQEKRADAQLLPTVGNQARGLVTFIERSDGVQVTYNLSGLPPNSDHALQVHERGDCNAADGSSAGQVFSPAAERLKAGVRVEGDLGNIHADANGVATGFIVAPDVSLDGIRSVLQRAVLLHHDATDPYAYPQHGAGPALACGVIRQ; from the coding sequence ATGGGAAAACGAATCGACGGGCGGGCGGTGCATGCGTTCATCGTCCTGGCTGCCAGCAGTGTGCTGTTATGCGGCTGTAGCACGTTCCTGAGACCACAGGAAAAGCGTGCCGACGCGCAGTTGCTGCCCACCGTGGGCAATCAGGCACGCGGTCTCGTCACGTTCATCGAGCGTTCGGACGGCGTGCAGGTCACCTACAATCTCTCGGGCTTGCCGCCCAATAGCGACCACGCATTGCAAGTGCATGAGCGCGGCGACTGCAATGCCGCCGACGGCTCCAGCGCCGGCCAGGTGTTTTCGCCGGCCGCCGAGCGTCTCAAAGCAGGGGTCCGGGTCGAAGGCGATCTCGGCAACATCCACGCGGACGCGAATGGCGTGGCCACCGGCTTCATCGTTGCGCCGGACGTGTCGCTCGACGGTATCCGCTCGGTGTTGCAACGTGCAGTGCTGCTGCATCACGACGCGACCGACCCTTATGCGTATCCGCAGCATGGCGCAGGCCCCGCGCTCGCATGCGGCGTGATTCGCCAGTGA